The sequence below is a genomic window from Thalassomonas haliotis.
TTCCCTTAACTGCACGAAATCACTCCAGTCTAACTCTTCGATAACATCGGGAGAGACTTCACATAAATGCGAGAAGTAGTGAATTTCACTTTCCGACTCATGCAGGTCGTTACGGTCAATCATTAAACGATCACGTACCTTAGGTCGACGCATTGAAAGATTCGTATATTCATGGCCATCAATTTTAATGGGGAAGGCTAGCTTGATATGTTCTTTCATTGTCTATTACTCTCCTAGAGCGGCACGTAATTTTGTCATTTGGTCGACACCGTTAATCACACGGGTATCGTTATAAAGATCAATCTCGTAGATAGATTCGCCGTTGATCTCTAACTTGTATTTTTGTACGGCATATTGCATCGAAAGCTTGGCTTCTTCGCCGTCTTTCCAGTTGCCCATATCCATTTCTTTGAAGAAACCTTCCAGGGTTACGACAACCGGCTCAGGATCTTTACCTTGCGCCTGGATGGCACCACGGGCCGTCATGGTCGTGGTTTTGCCACCCCAGCCGCCCATCAGCTTCATCACATCAGTGTTGTATTCCAGTAGGGAAATAGAACCTTCGAGTT
It includes:
- a CDS encoding phage major tail tube protein; amino-acid sequence: MAISPKILKKFKLFVDGKGYLGIADEITLPKVTVKTREVTSGFQAPIELDVGQLEKLEGSISLLEYNTDVMKLMGGWGGKTTTMTARGAIQAQGKDPEPVVVTLEGFFKEMDMGNWKDGEEAKLSMQYAVQKYKLEINGESIYEIDLYNDTRVINGVDQMTKLRAALGE
- a CDS encoding phage tail assembly protein, giving the protein MKEHIKLAFPIKIDGHEYTNLSMRRPKVRDRLMIDRNDLHESESEIHYFSHLCEVSPDVIEELDWSDFVQLREKLQLFLASRPSA